The DNA window GGCGACGCCGGCGCGGGCGTCGGGACCGCGCCGGACGAATCCGAACCGGACGAGGACGAGCCGGCGGCCGGTGCCGACGCGGCCATCCCCCCGACCGGCACGGCAGGCGTCGGCGCCGGGGCGGGCTCGCTCGCCGAGCCCGCCGGCGACCCGATCGAGCCCGGCCGGTCGCTCTTCTACACCGGTCTGCTCGGACTGGCCATCTCGCTGGCCGGGCTCGGCCTGGTCGGCACCCGCCGCCGCCAGTGGTGACCGTCAGGGGGTCGCGGTGGTGGTCGGCGTGGAGCCCGAGGTGGTCCGCGCGGTCGTCGGCGCCCCGGTGGTGGGCGCCGCCGGCTCGGCCACCACGATGGTGACCCGTTCGCCCTCGCCCACCGAGTAACCGGCCTCGGGATCCGTGGCGATCACCGTGCCGGCCGGCCGGTCCGACGCCCGGCGTCGCACCCGGTAGTCGATGCCGAGCCGGTCCAGTGCCGCCCGGGCGGCCGTCTCCGGGAGCCCCACCAGCGGCGGCATCGGCACCTCGGCCGCCGCCGTCGTGGTCGGCGGTGTGCTCGGCGGTGAGCTGCTCGGCGACGCGCTCGTCGGCGCGGCGCTCGTCGGCGCGGAGGTGCTCGGGACCGCCGACGGCGACGCGCCCGGCCCGGAGTCGCGGTCCGCGGCGCGCAGGGCCAGCCAGACCCCGAGCGCGATCAACCCGATCAGGACCAGGGCGAGGATGCCCAGCAGGATCGGCATCCACCAGCGGCGGCCGGCCTGCTCGTCGCCGTACCACTCGGCGCCCGGCTCCGGGTAGCCGGCAGGTCGTGGCGGCGGCACCCCGGCCCGCCCCGACCAGGCCCCACCGCCGACCGGCTCCTGGCGGCTGGTGGCGTCGAGAGGCCGGCCCGTCCCACCGGGCAGCGGCCGG is part of the Micromonospora sp. WMMD980 genome and encodes:
- a CDS encoding PASTA domain-containing protein; this translates as MSDDRQEPPAGDADATRALPPDRGAAATPPDPDATRAMPRGTAGAEDVDATRAMPRETAGAEDADATRAMPRNAAGSADATRAMPGDRGGDATRIQPGGDATRPLPGGTGRPLDATSRQEPVGGGAWSGRAGVPPPRPAGYPEPGAEWYGDEQAGRRWWMPILLGILALVLIGLIALGVWLALRAADRDSGPGASPSAVPSTSAPTSAAPTSASPSSSPPSTPPTTTAAAEVPMPPLVGLPETAARAALDRLGIDYRVRRRASDRPAGTVIATDPEAGYSVGEGERVTIVVAEPAAPTTGAPTTARTTSGSTPTTTATP